The segment CGAgcttcatacatacataccttTACTAAATCCACTTAAGGGAGCTAAATACCGTCACATACAGAACCTTCAATAACATTAcggaagtatatttttattatcctatgtcgtaattaattattcgaTGCAATTATTCAATTACTTGTTTATggtgtgttatataaaatcgCGATTGTATCCGGCTGCGACCTCCAGAAGGTCTTCGATAGTAACGTTTTACATTGAAGAGTCGAGGTGGTGCGGCGGATCTTCTCTAGTATTGGAAGTGAAAGTGAATGAATCTCGGAGGCTTAATTAGAGAGGACGCTTGCGCCTGCGCCAGTTCCTCTGAAACAACCGCGGTCGACACACGCTTCTTGCGTACAAACAGACGTACGCTCAGTTCTAACGCTCGCAACAATCAGCTTCATTTTAAACTCCCAGAGGTACGCAAGTGAAGAATCAAGTGTCTCctacacattatttattttatatatatgtttggaAGTTTTAAGTGTATTATAGATTTATGTGCATAAAAATGCAAGGCAGTGTCGgctaatgtatattaaaaacacctcgtataattaatttattgcaaacaataaaatttacagttttttttaaataaaataaaaagaggaTTTTCTGTCATTAATTGTTAGTATATTCTATTGACATGataaattagtataaaaattattttgccaTAGACTTATCACAATAGAAACTAATTTTGTTCATAGACGCAAAGCCGAAAGTTTTgctttaagtaaaatttgcGTCAAATCGACGATTTCTCGTGCGGACCACCTTTTCACACAAACGTTTAAGCATGCAACAAGGAGGTCAGCGGATCTGGTTTTGCTTTCacaaatacaacaaaataaattcatctcACGTATCGATTGTCCTCGGGTGGTAATGGACTGCATAATGAAAGAAAGCGAACTGAAATAGAGTTAATTAGGTTTCATAGGCCATAATCGGTACTCCGAGGTGTAAGTTCCGAGTTTAGTAAACCACGCCAAATTTTCCATATTACCTATTTTTCGTCATTTATTTGGATTTTATTACGAactcaatttttattgtttgtaaaaactgaaaatataacttgaagttgtatatttttgtaaacattgattaaccttataatatgtttataaacagaTGAGCCGGCACGCTTGCTTGGCAGCAGCCGCGCTGTTGGCGGTCCTCTGCGTCGCAGACGCCCAACGACGCCTGGCCTTACCTGACCCTAGGAGTTGCGCTAACCGTACGTATTATACACACATTACATTGATTGAGTAACTATTTCATGCAAGTCAAtcgtaattaatgtttaataaatttattatcctcctagtataataatagtgaTGAATGTAGgcataattatttgatttgcCTATAACTGTTCTCTATAAAATACATCGAAAGCACGGAAGACAGCTAATGTTCATTAAAAGTCCGTGAATTTATTACCGATTCTAAAAGCTTAATGGCTGTATTTAATGTACTAGAAATGTAATTTGCTTGATGaactattgtatattttactcGTCATAAATGAGAAAGTAAAAAAGAATCATTGCAATTTTGAATCACAAGAGCTAAAACCTTGCCatggttaaaaaatattggtgaGATCATTCTAACACGAAATTTGCCAGTAACATATCTTAGTTACTCAAAACAATTATAGCAATGATGAGCTAGACGTCCTTTCTATTAGTTGCACAACTCATTAAATTGAAGAGGGAATCTGTGGCGGCCGGTTTGCCTTGCAGTGTAATTGGTTTGCCTTACGatttaacgatatttattaattattattgagttAGCTACcttaatcataattataatagacaaataataattaatagcctactttaaaaatattcacgtATTCTTCTCGTATAGAaggaatatcattttatttactttacctcacactgtgaaaaaaaaaaatacaattaactgGTAGAGGCATCAGCTTGTTTCTCCTATGAACATCTATCTATGTAATAAGTTAGTTTATTTtccacatttaaataaatttatatgtttctaacattttgataaagaatatgataaatatcagTAATCcatgtaaaaatacattaaatatttctttaacttcATTTCACCTGAAACTGCTTTCTCTGTGTTGTTAACACTTTTTCATCACATTTTGTGGGAAGGTAGTAGAGGTAAGATGAAATCGAATattctatgaaaattataGGTGTCGCTTAGTGTAACTGTGTAACAGGAAGTATGCTTTCGATAAAAAGGTCATCACCCAATAAATTCTTTACATCCTTTCAACATGCTTATATTTCAAGTAATAGaaatgtctttattaaaaacgtaTAATGTGATAAAAAACGTGTGGGAAATATTTCATCATTTGTAATATCGctacttaaaaatgtatgttaaaGGGCGGCACCTGCAATATTGTGGGAGTGTTCAGACTATAACAATTGACCGACAGTCTGTCACAAAGATAACAAAGAATCTTTTGTGGGCACTGGCATTTATGTCCCGTACCTTATGAGATAGGTACTTCAGTATTTTGAAACCTCAATACCGGATGCAACAAATGTATTCGATTTTTACCTCAAACTGATCTACCTTAAAGAACGCAATACACTCTCAGAGCATGACTAAAACTACCGTAAGGTCGAGGGTATTTACCTTCGACTTTCTCTTCCaattgaaatgttataatGTACGACAGAAACTTTTCACTTTCCTCTTGGTGTTTAAAATTACGTAAGAGAAAGAACTGAATTCCGAAAGTATGCAATTgattttttctcatttatgtacatgtttttattatctttacaaTTGTTTCTAAAATAGCATTTGAACCAATGAAAATTACACATGTGCTAAAAAATGTGTGTTCTTTGCggtacaattataattaataaagacaGAATTAAACGAAAATAAGTTTTAGCGTTTAGAAATACTTTTAACAACAACATAGGAACGTTGTAAGGGTAGGCAAGaaataatttgtgtttttttaacatatttatcttTTGACATAGTAGGTAAATTCGTTAATTAGTACCGTAGgtattttgtttctgttagaGCAAATACCATTTTTACGTTACATTTGACTCTAAGATATATTGTGCAAAAGGATCTAACTAGTTTGAATGTTAAAATGAGTAACATAGTTTTGCAATGCCTTTACATTGAGTGTCGTCTTTCGCCATCTCAAAGTGCTTTGTATGAGATACTTTGTGGTCTGTACTTACTCGAGACTTAGAGGTTGGTACTAAACATTTCTTGACTAATAACCAATGCCACGCACATTGCAAAATAGTCAGACGAGGTGTTAACCTCATCAACTTTATAAAGTGCTTAACATACATTTGGTAACAATTGATTGTTTGATTATACATTAAGATAACATTTTCATCTGGAAATATTACTCAACGTAATTCAGCGCTGTATAATGAATAATCAAGGTTCATGTCAGTCATTCGTAAGATTTCTTGCTTTTTGAAATCGTATTTTAGGCTACCTGAATGTGAAAaccgaaaattattattatttttagtaaaatttttccatatactttattattattattttgtgaatagGAGTTCGTCACTCTACGTACCGCGATGGACGCGGTGTATTGCATTCGTACTTCTTCAGTTGGGAACATGCTCCAACACGTAGTTTGGAAGTTGACTGGTTGGATGCCAGGAACATCTGCCGACGACACTGCATGGACGCCGTCTCTTTGGAAACTCCACAGGTAATAGCCAATATCTTTTAAAGTATTCATcgatcaattattttttttttaatttattttgtatctagCTATCGACCATTATCTCTTAACGAAGGGcatcataaaaaattgtatgcatcgatgaataataataaaaaaatatacataataattatttatattaaatgaaagctATTAATAGGACTATCAAAGCTGAAAACAGATGGCAAATATctcataaaaaagttaatattcctaactaatataacaaatataacaatttatgtataattgttTCCGTTACGTAGTTTTAGAGTTTAGTCCCTTAATATCTTCTATGTTACATCACGTAATAGGGTCAATCGTGATTCGTGATGATACGCTCACTTTCCCATCGTCCAGtaagatataatttagaatGTAGCAAGCTCAATTTGTTTACTGCAATGGTAAAACAAataggtgtttttttttgtaataatgtcAGATCCAGaaacaatttcttaaatttaaaattcagaaAGACCTTGAATACATTTAGTTTTGTCTCGTCTTCAAATGATTGATTCACAATGTGCATaagaatacattaaaatttattttccacgTAGTGAACACCacacaataaagaaatatttatcaaaaaaagaaaaaaagaggAAACTGATATACAAAATACTAACTCATTGTAATATGACTATCCAAAATTCGATTAttcgttttaaagaaaagagaaaatcataatttctaaacaaggatgtaatatcttttaatatatgtaggtaGGTACTTAAGTATACACATACAAGATGTTtctaaaatacaaagaaaaagtaTAAGATTTCGGATCATTTCCGCGTGTCAATTACCTCAACACTACTATTGTTTTTcatgttattatatagtttatctTCCTTCTACAGTGGGAAGGTGTAACAATGGATggattacatattttttttgacatttcgTCTATTGCGTAAACACAATTATCACTTTCAGTCTAATTATGATTCACCTGTTTTTGTCTTATTCTGAAAAATTCTTTTGGTTTTTGGTTTTCTAACTACagctacattattttttaacattcacGAGGTACATACCATATATTTAACAAGTGTTAGATTTgactacatataatttatatcaaagtaatataatattagtaacagTAACTCgttaagataattaatatgtattaaaatggtTCGACTTCACACTGATTAGGTTTGTAGAGCGTGGAAGGAGTCCGTGAAAGGGGTGCAATGGCCGGCTGCGTCATTTCTCGATAAGACAACATACTCATAAGGTGCTCGCTATACAAACAAGTGGAACACGACATACATTCTTTTGTAGCCGTGTTGCCCACTTCTTGTACCGGATATATACGAGTCGATGAAGACGCATTTCCCGTCACTGACTTCGCTCCATACTAACcgttttacaaaatatcttaagaaATTAACAATCATCTGACACTCAAGTTTCGTAAATTCTGTTTAGAAATCTTGCATGGACTTCTCTcaaagtcttttttttttttaggaaaatGAGTTCATAAAGCAAAAAATAGCGAAAGGAAATGTTCGTTACATCTGGACATCGGGTCGCAAGTGCAACTTTGCTGGCTGCGATCGCCCTGACCTTCAGCCACCTAATGTAAACGGCTGGTTCTGGTCTGGCTCCGGTGCTAAGATCGGGCCAACTCAACAACGTAACACTGGTGACTGGTCCTACACGGGAGGATATGGACAAGCCCAACCCGACAATAGAGAAGCTGCACAggtaatttacataatatttttttatttatctttcacAAACTAAACATCcgaatattctaaatatgaataaaatttataaaagacacAAAAAATTCATTCATCATGACGTGTAAACTTGTTATTGACTTATTAAAGGAGCTTTCTACTGTACCGAATTCTTCGATAGAAAACTATTCGATATTATAATACTCATCACAGAGACTTGATTTAGTTTCTCTTCCGGTTTTTAACGGTACTTAAATTACTTAGACTATCGAccgtgaaaattaaatatctatggTATGGAGGTAATCGATTAATCGGAAGCAATTTAGTTTTAACTCAGCTTTCcatcattgataatatttttttgaagggTAACGACGAGTCCTGTTTGGCTATCCTGAACAACTTCTATAACGACGGTGTGAAGTGGCACGATGTCGCCTGTCATCACGTGAAGCCATTCGTGTGTGAAGACAGTGACGAGCTGATAAACTTCGTACGCTCTCGCAACCCTGGCCTTCGTCTTTGAGAAACTTTATAAACCACTTCACAACCCAGCCCTCTACTTCAGACGGCTTTTGTACAAAAACCCAAGTGGCTAACtctatttaagttatttatttttaatatatacaatcgGACAGCTGCAATTTTGTATTGTCCTGTTCTTCATTTCTTAAATCAGATTAATTAAGTTCTTATCATCGTCTCGGACAGTCATCTTGTAAAAAGTTTATGCACGAATAGGTttaccttataaatattagaataaataattattgtgacaaaattgttttattgccAACGAACTATGTAGGACAATACATAACTCTCGTTTAACTTGTATAGATTTCGAATCATTCGATTAATCAATCGATTCGATGTTCTTACATATTTGATGATGTAGATTTTATAACGTTTTATTCCAACCCTAGTTCCCTAACATTTTTTCCACTCTACAAgtactttaaaactatataatcgATAAATCTATGAAAAACAACTGATAGTGGAAAaaggtaataattaattaaaacaatatgttattaactgatgttattgaaattatcaAGAGGCATAttcgaatttttatttataaactggaATATAcctaaaaaacatattaaaaaaaaaaatcgaaaagtGCTAGAACAATCGCCTTCTTCCACACACAGCGTCATCAAAATCCTTTAACCGATATAAATTGATTCAAATAGCTAAAGATCCGTATCCAACGATAAAGGTACGTTTCGACGATCCGGTTCACCACTAATATAGAATCACTTAATTGATCTAGCCagaaacaaattttcaaagaaaCATCTCTATACGAAGTCTAAATACACATCGGCAAATGCAATTAAGTATAAGTAGGAACTAggttatatttacatacacgCACAAAGTCATGACTAAATACCGTACTTCAGTATTATACAGTAAACCTTTGACGTGGACAAAGTCAGTTGTACAAAGcaagtaaatatgtattaaatttagttgGTCTTCAATAATATGAAAGCGATATATCCCCGAATTAAATATAGGgattcattcatatatttcttcagcattaataactaataagtgCTACTTACCGTTACTTGAATTAGTTGACAACTGGAAGTAAGTGATaatgagaataattttaaaagagaaaacatttaaaaaaaatattttattattaaatccatTTAAAGACAAATCAGAAAAATTACACGATGtcataaagttaaaatatcagcgacacaaaaaaaaacacaataaagaacacaaaaacaaaacaaacactgAATACATAACATTAAGGTTATCATAGTTACACAATATTCCACAGAAATGTAATAGAGAACAATTCAATAAGTAGTATACAATACAATCAAAGGTTACATTCAATACAGCCACTGATATAACAGTATAGGGGCGgagataacaaacaaatatatataaaaagtttaatacaaaatgttcAGCGACgagaaagttttttaatatgctatgacgtaaataacaaaatatacattaataacggcctattgtatttaaaatattttcactacaCTATATAATGCTGAATAGACACAGAGGCACATTACAATAGTTGTTAACggaactatttaaaattaataatataaataagaaagcCGTATGTTATGTAGtgatatgtattaaaaattttattaaagagaatgtcattataaaacaataaataaatatttgtcaatcAATCACGAGGAGatatattgcaaaaaaaataaaaaacacagattcaagttatatacttttgtaagCTATAAATATTGGAGAAACCTTTTATTGAGAAAGTATTATCAAATATGGGCATTCGATAAATTTTATcgctattttattactaaatgacatttctttattacttttacttgATGAAAGACATCTTTATAAGTTCTTAATAGTCAGGAAGCAAATAACATTCAgcttattagtatttaaatacattctttttgatttctttaaaatgttacgaCAGAGTTAGGAAgtgaacataatatttaacaattcaattatattaaaacggaACCATGTCCAATGTGTATGATGTCTGTAACACATATGTGAGgtcgttataataaaagtcgtcattaaaattgatgtaaaactacataatattattagattagATAACCGAATAATAACTCAATTAcgtaatagtttaaatataaacaatacttataaatagtaaGGCATCCGTTTACATTACCCTCAATAACGTATGTTCTCAGATTTAAGCTAAACTTGTATAACATAGAATTAAACACAGAGatcttttcattataataaagtcgttaaatatataataatagttatatctAATATGACAGTTATGACTGTCTAATGAGAAGTCAGACAGGAGGTGTCTGCGAGTATGGTAGAGAGCAGCGGTCGATCTTTCAAAGCAGCGGCGAGTTCGTCCTCGTGCCAGCGTAACCTGACCCGCCGGCCTCGCCCCGCCGTCCGCCCCGCGCCGCCCCCTCCCACTGTGACCGCTCCCAGCGCTTCCAGCAGCGACACAGCACTGCACATCTCGCTCAGCTCCAGAGGCGCTATATTACGACTCTCCGCAACTCTGGAAGTTGACTTAGAATTAACTATAACGTAAAACAaacttgatttaaatttatattttctattaatttatacctTCCATGTTTACCCAAATGTTAATTATGATGTTATGAAAATCCATTGCgaggttaaaaatttaataatgcaattgtattatatatcatgggattataaagttaatatacaataatatgtatatatattttaataataaaattcttactaGTAAATgctatacatattaatatagaaaagttGAAAGTCGGGTCAAATTGCAACGCAAAGACTTTAGTGTGGATATTAACGGAGGAGGAATGAATAGCGtgcaaattttaaatgtaactgcAGAGGTAAAAAATGGCCAAAATTATTAACCGGATGACGAGACTGGCAGCTAATGGGGCACATGAATCATAGAACGTAATTTCCGGTTCAAAAAATTTCTCTATAATGGTTCTTAAATTGTTGGATATCATAAAAGGAGGTTACCTTTTATAAACTTCGTGCAACTTTCCCATGATGATTTCTTTGTTTCTTCCTTTACTCAACATCAGCATGAGGCTgcataatattagtttttgctGCATAGGAAGTCCTTCGTCCACATCGTTGTCGATTTTCCTCGAACTCCCATACACGTCGTTCAACACTTCCAGGACTTGTTTGAGCTCCACCGTCACAGATGAATCCTTCATCATATCGTCAATTGATCGGTTTTCAGAAAATTTACTTCGTCTCGCCAAGTCGATCACTCTACGTCCTATGTCCAATGCACGTCTCATGTCCCCGGATACTGCAGCAATTTTggctaaaaagaaaaaaaaatgttaaattcatGGATTAAGAGTGTTTCTGTATTATAGACAtctgcaaaaattttattagtgtttacactcaagtaata is part of the Danaus plexippus chromosome 2, MEX_DaPlex, whole genome shotgun sequence genome and harbors:
- the LOC116765345 gene encoding uncharacterized protein LOC116765345 — its product is MNLGGLIREDACACASSSETTAVDTRFLRTNRRTLSSNARNNQLHFKLPEMSRHACLAAAALLAVLCVADAQRRLALPDPRSCANRVRHSTYRDGRGVLHSYFFSWEHAPTRSLEVDWLDARNICRRHCMDAVSLETPQENEFIKQKIAKGNVRYIWTSGRKCNFAGCDRPDLQPPNVNGWFWSGSGAKIGPTQQRNTGDWSYTGGYGQAQPDNREAAQGNDESCLAILNNFYNDGVKWHDVACHHVKPFVCEDSDELINFVRSRNPGLRL